The sequence TAggcaagaaataatattattttttataaacggCAATTACTacataaatctaaatattattgtatttaatttgaaaacattaatatCAATACCGCTGCAACAATGGAATTGGACCCCATCCAAATGCAACTTAAAAATGGTAAATGCTCTGTATACAATCGTACAACTGCATTTCCTTTGGTAGCATCAGCAATGCATATAGATGAATTGTGTGCCACCCAACATATCTTATTACCACATGGACTAAATGCGACAGAATGAATCCAACCTCCTATACACAagcaaaaagaataatttacgaAAATAGACAATATTCAGACTAGCAAACAGAATATGATACAACTTACCTCCATTAGGAGTGTTTTCAAATTCAGCAAGTAATGTTCCTAAAGTATTACTTTGACCCCAAGGACTGGACCCTGTTGCATCTTCTACATCACTGATAAATGCACTGAACACACGAACTTTATAATCAGTAGATCCAGCAACTAGAACTTTGTTATTTGGATGCCAATCAACTGTAGTTACGGTGGACCTTAATGGACGCTTTATATGCTTACATTGCCACCAATTATTCACAGAGACAAAGTAACATACAGCTATTACTTTACCTCCAGATCCAAcagcaaatttattttctataggaCAAAGTACAAACAGTCAgtgtaattgattaaaaaataactacaatgtagattttatttaaattcatataaaCAGTAAATATACCTAACGGAGACCATTTTACACATGTTGCAGCTCGATTTATTCTTACAACTACCCATACACGATTCCATGTTCCATCTTCTTCTTGTGTCCAAACATATGAATTCTTATCTGCAGAACATGTTACTATTCGATTAGTATTTGGCGCCCAGTCAATAGCCATGACATGCATATCGTGCTTTTGTAAATTTTGCAGTAATTTCCAACCATTTGATGTCCGTTTGTGAActtgtatttcattattatttggaCAGATAGCTACCTCTACAAAAAATACAGAAAGGTTATTTATTCATTCCAGATAAGCTTATGAGCAAATAAGAGAATGTCAAACCATTTCTATCTTTATTCCAAGCGTGACAGCTGATAGCATCAACACCTAAGTTATGAACCTCTGTCATCTTGTCACTGATTTTCACGAACGGTTCAATGAATTTACATACGATATCGTTCGAATAACTGTATCACCAAATCGTGAATTATCTCTATGAATCACCCCGCGTTACTATTCAAAAACGGGTGCGGTCGTGCATTAAAAATAATGCACTTATTTCAAAATTGCTGGGAAAGTTTACTTATATAGGAAGACCTTTGGAAATTCGTGGACTCTAATTAGTCAACACGAATTTCCCAAATTTTTGGAGAACAGTACAATACGAAACACTGTCTAAATGCACCGGAATTGACAGTTCATCCGCCGACAGCGGGTTATCAAGGCACCCTTTAAGGTTATGTTGTTTCAGAtggtaatatattctaaatgcTTCTACTTTTTTATCGCAGCGACCTCTACTATTACTGACTACCAacttcttttaggaataattgtatttatttaataatatgataatattattattgtctgtatgttttaattatatttatattatttgtatgtttcaataattacaaatatttattaagttatatgaaaatgttacaataaataaaaattcttgcttaaaattatgaaatattaaaatgaatacacAATAATTGCAATAAATTTTGTGAAGTCTCCTCTTTCTAAATTATATTGAGAACGTAATATAATGAATTATGCCTTATATATTAACTATGAAGGTACTTAATACCAAATTTTAACttagagataaataaataaatattaaattagagtGTGTCCACATAAACAAAAAATCTCGATTGCATATCGATATTGAGTTTTGACTGTTGTTAGCCCTGTTAATAGTAAATTTTAAAACACGCAATACGCAATAGGTATACTCGAAGTACAGCATTGAATACTTGCGTAAAAACAtgtatttgttttgttttgctAAGAATGTTACATGGAAttaagatgaaaatatttttgacatAAAAAATACGATagtgtaaaaatgtttatttacgtAATGTTCATTTTCAGTAGATTCCGTACTATTTTTTTAAGGGAGTTCCAGAGTTTTAAATAACTACATTgttttgtttgattttgttTAACATTGTCTTAGTGATATAGAATTTGcaatattcatttgtttttactttaaCAAAAGTGTAGAATCTGTTAACATATCGTTGTAATTCTTTTAAGTTGTGTAATATTAAAGACAAATTCGTTGGAGAAGAAGATAGGAAATAAAAAACTTCttgtaatattaatgtttgaGGTAatcaaaaatatgaattatttttttcgaCTAATTTGTATGTCTTTTTTATAGAGGTCGTGTAAGTAGCTTCATATTGATAGTTGTTAAagatttatcaatttattacatttattaatttttattctaacaaatttatatagttgtttacatttttatttatcatgtaTTTAGAATTCAAGAacatgttttatataatgtaacaaattattatttctgaaaatacaGAATCTTGTGAAAATATAGTTATGGATACTGAAGATATAAGAAAGCATGTTTCTACTATTGGACAAAACATTCAATTAGTAACAGAAATGATTTTGGGATCAGTTGATACAACAGACtatgactttgaaaataatacgGCCATAGCTGGATCTTCTAACAGAATATGtgacaattataaaacaataaaatgcaAAGGCATTGAGCAAGATATGGATGTAGAAGAATTGAACtcaaatgaattatatatcaatatagaCTCAAATGATTCTGATACAGATGATTCTTTTTCTGTCATTTCTGAAGAATCTTCTTCCAATAATTCTTTAACGTCTTATGAACGGTTACTTGATGGCATAGAATTTTCTAATGCTACAATTGTGCATGATGATGATCATATTATACCATGTGCTTCAGTGGACATAGAAATctttgaagaaaataataatgatcCAAACAATAATTTAGACTCTACACAAAGTTACCAGGAACAAACAAACTTTTCTTCAGAAAATACTGCTAGTATACAAAGAAGAAAAACTGCAGAATTTGAAAGTAATTCAATATCAGGCTGTAGTAAAGATTCTGATATACAAACCAAAATAAGGGAAGAAGCATTGCAAATACATAATTTGTTACCTCAATTTGCttatgaaacaatttataaagtTCTGAACAAGCACAATTTTGCAGAAAATCGTGTTATGCTTAGTCTTTGGGATTTATTATCAACACCGATATCCATAATGAAAGTTGCGAATGATAATTCTGTTAAAGGTTGTAGCCAGATGAAGAGAGATAATACTTTGATATTTGCAAAAAAtgttgaacaaaataaaaaagaaattaattataacaaaaatctAGATGAAGATATTGTAATACTAAATGATATtgagaattattcattaaataaagaaaatgtacAAAACACTGATAATTTTCAAGGTAAAGAACGTGTAtcacaattaaaacaaaaagcaatattaacaaaatttaatacagtttgtCAATCTACacaaaatagaatattacatccaccaaaattaatacttaataaCAAAACATGTGAGAGGCAAGTAACTTCATATAAGAATTCTATTTTAACTCCAGCAGTATGGacagaaatgtacaaaatttcgaaaaataaaaacaagttGATGTAtccaaaaaaatgtaaaaatagtgaatttgtaaataataaaaatatatcattaggaaaaaatgtatttcaacCAAATTCAATAAATGCAAGAGTAATAAATGACAAACAAATCAAATTGGGAACATTAGATAACTATATGCAATATTTAAGTTACatagaaaatgttaagaaacaaaaattatacaagaatgtaaagaatttcaattttccaggAAGAAATCAGACACgtcaatattttttacattcacAATTCAGAGTTTCTGCTAAGGATATCTcacaatacattaataaaaataataagttaaaactattgaatattcccAATATAAATTGCAATACCTATGATGCAGCAAAATATTCTAAAACTAAGAaagttaaattattgaaacctaataaaatatctaaaggtTCTAATGATATGTTGAATATTGAAACAGTGGATTTAACAGAAGATGATGAAAGTTTTCAAGATTTACTTAAAGATGCAGTATCAGCAAGTACATCATATGAAATTGCTTCAACTAGTACGATACCTCAAAACTTACATACTAATTCATCTCATGATACCTCAATTCAAGTGACAACAACAACAGTAACTGATCCTGTATCTGCGACCAGTTCAAATAATCCAAGAAACTCAATTTTTTCAGCACAATCATCATTACAAGAACTAGCTACAGACTTGGGTATTGAGAGATCTCAATTTTCAGTAACTGCTGTACCAGAAAATTCTACAGTATCATCACTAACATCCACTGACGATAAAAGATTTAATCCATCCAGTTCTACTGGGTTTAATAATCCGTCTTCATCCCAAATATTTGAAAGTGTAGAAAaggagaaatataatatacaggAAACGGATAATCAGTCTTcagaatatatacaaatatataaagagTTAAAATCTATATTTCCTCAGATCGATGAAGATTTCATTAAAGACACAtgcttaaaattttttaaaatggaaaCACATAGAGTCCCAACTGAAATGTTACAAAACTTGATTGAATATATACTTGAAAACATAGAAACATGTCCAATCAAAAAGCAAAGTAAATGTGTTTCTAGACAACAAACTTGTGATATAAACAAACAAGTTGCTAATTTGTCAAGCATCTTTCCAAAAGCAGATGTAACATATTTGAGAAAAATTGTACAAAGCTTGAAGGGTGATGAAAATGCTATAATAGAATTTATACAAACCCAATGCAAGAATCCTACTTATAtgacaaaagaagaaaaattgaaaaggatAAGTATTACAGAACAACAAAAGCAATATACTAGTAATTTTGATGTTAAAAAATTTTTAGAAGTATTCCCAAATCCATTTCAGTACTTTGAAAATCCAAATAGAAAATGTGAGTACAAAGTTGATG comes from Nomia melanderi isolate GNS246 chromosome 7, iyNomMela1, whole genome shotgun sequence and encodes:
- the Arpc1 gene encoding actin-related protein 2/3 complex, subunit 1A — translated: MTEVHNLGVDAISCHAWNKDRNEVAICPNNNEIQVHKRTSNGWKLLQNLQKHDMHVMAIDWAPNTNRIVTCSADKNSYVWTQEEDGTWNRVWVVVRINRAATCVKWSPLENKFAVGSGGKVIAVCYFVSVNNWWQCKHIKRPLRSTVTTVDWHPNNKVLVAGSTDYKVRVFSAFISDVEDATGSSPWGQSNTLGTLLAEFENTPNGGGWIHSVAFSPCGNKICWVAHNSSICIADATKGNAVVRLYTEHLPFLSCIWMGSNSIVAAGHSCMPMLYSIDDNGQLYFVSKLDNTQKKEAAGLSAMRKFQSLDRQARTDINDDALDSIHQNTINCVRKVSDNEFSTSGLDGQLVVWDLKLLENSIAGLKIA
- the LOC116424202 gene encoding uncharacterized protein LOC116424202 — protein: MDTEDIRKHVSTIGQNIQLVTEMILGSVDTTDYDFENNTAIAGSSNRICDNYKTIKCKGIEQDMDVEELNSNELYINIDSNDSDTDDSFSVISEESSSNNSLTSYERLLDGIEFSNATIVHDDDHIIPCASVDIEIFEENNNDPNNNLDSTQSYQEQTNFSSENTASIQRRKTAEFESNSISGCSKDSDIQTKIREEALQIHNLLPQFAYETIYKVLNKHNFAENRVMLSLWDLLSTPISIMKVANDNSVKGCSQMKRDNTLIFAKNVEQNKKEINYNKNLDEDIVILNDIENYSLNKENVQNTDNFQGKERVSQLKQKAILTKFNTVCQSTQNRILHPPKLILNNKTCERQVTSYKNSILTPAVWTEMYKISKNKNKLMYPKKCKNSEFVNNKNISLGKNVFQPNSINARVINDKQIKLGTLDNYMQYLSYIENVKKQKLYKNVKNFNFPGRNQTRQYFLHSQFRVSAKDISQYINKNNKLKLLNIPNINCNTYDAAKYSKTKKVKLLKPNKISKGSNDMLNIETVDLTEDDESFQDLLKDAVSASTSYEIASTSTIPQNLHTNSSHDTSIQVTTTTVTDPVSATSSNNPRNSIFSAQSSLQELATDLGIERSQFSVTAVPENSTVSSLTSTDDKRFNPSSSTGFNNPSSSQIFESVEKEKYNIQETDNQSSEYIQIYKELKSIFPQIDEDFIKDTCLKFFKMETHRVPTEMLQNLIEYILENIETCPIKKQSKCVSRQQTCDINKQVANLSSIFPKADVTYLRKIVQSLKGDENAIIEFIQTQCKNPTYMTKEEKLKRISITEQQKQYTSNFDVKKFLEVFPNPFQYFENPNRKCEYKVDAYKFIKSRFKYLQEITLLFKYTAYEFNLSLTVQALEKLETDACSGPFIGAWEINLSEDIPLLQECAFIRYRQQIKDYMNKIEEEKMREFKKLKKNNELLECQCCYDNECMPSKCSTCNDGHIFCNSCIIKGVKIKLAQGDTRMLCFVECNEEFNLSTLERILSPTQFSILISKKQEQEVMAAGLPGLVSCPFCTFASIPPPEDKIFKCLNPECMKESCRLCKELNHVPLRCYEEKTDKARLVLEEKMTEALVRKCYKCAKPYFKEDGCNKITCSCGAIMCYICDKQIEGYGHFNNGSCPLESDNRTLNADTVNEVLKQTLKYLIEKDPNVQLDASRFLLHSKRSKTCNAALLERVNKITKFDM